One genomic segment of Pedobacter endophyticus includes these proteins:
- a CDS encoding deoxyhypusine synthase family protein, whose product MSNTRGPISQFMERNYLHFNAAAMMDAAKGYETHLDEGGKMMITLAGAMSTAELGISLAEMIRQDKVAIISCTGANLEEDIMNLVAHSHYKRVPNYRDLSPQDEWDLLENHYNRVTDTCIPEEEAFRRLQKHIHKIWKDADEAGERYFPHEYMYKMLLSGDLEQYYEIDPKNSWMLAAAEKNLPIVVPGWEDSTMGNIFASYVMKQELKASTMKSGIEYMGWLADWYIANSDGKGIGFFQIGGGIAGDFPICVVPMLYQDMEMENIPFWSYFCQISDSTTSYGSYSGAVPNEKITWGKLDIHTPKFIVESDATIVAPLMFAWILKQ is encoded by the coding sequence ATGAGCAATACTAGAGGACCAATATCTCAGTTTATGGAGCGTAATTACCTCCATTTTAATGCTGCGGCGATGATGGATGCGGCTAAAGGCTACGAAACGCATTTAGATGAGGGTGGTAAAATGATGATTACGCTTGCCGGCGCAATGAGTACCGCTGAATTGGGAATTTCGCTTGCCGAGATGATTCGTCAAGACAAGGTGGCGATTATATCATGTACAGGGGCAAACCTTGAAGAAGATATTATGAACCTGGTAGCACACTCACATTATAAACGCGTACCCAATTACCGCGATTTAAGCCCACAAGACGAGTGGGATCTGCTAGAGAACCACTACAACCGTGTTACCGATACCTGTATTCCTGAAGAAGAAGCCTTCCGTCGTTTACAAAAACACATACATAAAATTTGGAAAGATGCCGATGAGGCCGGAGAGCGCTATTTTCCGCATGAATATATGTACAAAATGCTATTGAGTGGCGATTTGGAACAATATTATGAAATCGATCCTAAAAATTCGTGGATGCTGGCTGCTGCCGAGAAAAATTTGCCGATTGTAGTACCCGGATGGGAAGATTCGACCATGGGTAACATCTTTGCGTCGTATGTAATGAAGCAAGAGTTAAAGGCATCTACCATGAAAAGTGGTATAGAATACATGGGTTGGTTGGCCGATTGGTACATTGCAAATAGCGATGGTAAAGGAATTGGTTTCTTTCAGATTGGTGGCGGTATTGCCGGCGATTTTCCGATTTGCGTGGTACCAATGCTCTATCAGGATATGGAAATGGAGAATATTCCTTTCTGGAGCTACTTTTGCCAGATTTCAGATTCAACAACCTCTTACGGATCTTACTCAGGAGCCGTGCCAAACGAGAAAATTACATGGGGCAAACTCGATATTCATACTCCTAAATTTATAGTTGAAAGCGATGCAACAATTGTGGCGCCGCTAATGTTTGCGTGGATATTAAAACAATAA
- a CDS encoding peptide-N-glycosidase F-related protein, producing MISIKKYLLLFAAGFFNLAFCAAQGNGGNTIKILNAVDFYDGYAKPIDKPVAEGLIRLSNTKYLRKLTDQEKQAVGNKLTVKVAVKAGCDNYDRIGSVALYKTPKGKSFDDKGSEQYELLRIMTPFMYRTREPDNIPYIAEIDQLAPLFKDKNSDIWIMSEVFGTTGAGQKEVIGCNGSLLTFTVSVDLITEKGSSQESNNLYSLFCNYTMNGEDTIAGYNAKAATFTLKKDVESAKLYVISSGHGAGEGGEEYNWREHVVYLDGEEHSRLEMSQNCAPYEIYNTQPNGIYFGNIAKERRSWCPGAPVPTRIINLGPLKAGEHSIKVTIPEARLLETKSYYVVSAYVVTQ from the coding sequence ATGATTTCTATAAAAAAATACCTCCTCCTTTTTGCTGCCGGGTTTTTCAATTTGGCATTTTGTGCTGCGCAAGGTAACGGTGGGAACACGATAAAAATACTCAATGCCGTTGATTTTTATGATGGCTATGCGAAACCCATTGACAAACCTGTGGCAGAAGGGTTGATCCGTCTCAGTAATACAAAATACCTGCGCAAACTCACCGATCAGGAGAAACAAGCAGTAGGCAATAAGTTAACGGTAAAAGTCGCTGTAAAGGCAGGTTGCGATAATTATGACCGAATTGGAAGTGTTGCCCTTTACAAAACTCCAAAGGGAAAATCGTTTGATGATAAGGGAAGCGAGCAGTATGAACTGCTGCGCATTATGACCCCTTTCATGTATAGGACACGCGAACCGGACAACATCCCGTACATTGCTGAAATAGATCAGCTCGCACCCTTATTTAAAGACAAAAACAGCGACATCTGGATAATGAGCGAAGTGTTCGGAACAACGGGTGCGGGGCAAAAGGAGGTGATTGGTTGCAATGGATCGCTGTTAACCTTTACTGTTTCGGTTGATTTAATTACCGAAAAAGGCAGCAGCCAGGAAAGTAATAACCTGTATTCGCTATTTTGCAACTACACCATGAATGGCGAAGATACTATTGCCGGTTATAATGCAAAGGCAGCGACTTTCACCCTTAAAAAAGATGTAGAATCGGCAAAGTTGTATGTCATATCTTCGGGGCATGGCGCTGGAGAGGGGGGAGAAGAATACAATTGGCGGGAGCATGTTGTTTACCTTGATGGGGAGGAGCATAGCCGCTTAGAAATGAGCCAAAATTGTGCCCCTTATGAAATATACAATACCCAGCCAAACGGAATCTACTTTGGCAACATCGCAAAAGAACGCCGCAGTTGGTGCCCCGGTGCGCCTGTACCTACAAGAATAATAAATTTAGGCCCGCTAAAAGCTGGTGAGCATAGCATTAAAGTAACCATTCCCGAAGCTCGATTGCTTGAAACAAAGAGTTACTATGTCGTTTCGGCGTATGTAGTAACGCAGTAA
- a CDS encoding glycoside hydrolase family 16 protein — translation MKYFKREMITALAVGLMALSSCSKKTDDGPVYVPPVPAGPPTDKGWTFETTPTWADEFTNTGAPLASNWDYDTGGGGWGNRELEYYTNTTNNASVAKGVLTITAKKENMGGMAYTSSRMVTRGKLDALYGRFEIKAKLPFGKGTWPAIWMLPTDRFYGDWPKSGEIDIMEHVGYDQDMVHFTTHSEAYYFKINTQKTSTKKIDGVSTAFHLYRVDWTPYAIRGYFDDVKVFEFANEGTGYKVWPFDKRFHLLLNIAVGGDWGGAQGVDDSIWPQKMEVDYVRYYKMVDK, via the coding sequence ATGAAGTATTTTAAGAGAGAGATGATTACTGCTTTGGCAGTTGGGTTGATGGCGTTAAGTTCATGCTCAAAAAAAACTGACGACGGTCCGGTGTATGTTCCTCCGGTGCCTGCCGGGCCGCCAACAGATAAGGGATGGACATTTGAAACAACGCCAACCTGGGCTGATGAATTTACAAACACGGGTGCACCTTTGGCCAGTAACTGGGATTACGATACCGGTGGCGGCGGTTGGGGCAACAGAGAGTTAGAGTATTATACCAATACCACCAACAATGCAAGCGTGGCAAAAGGCGTTTTAACCATCACAGCCAAGAAAGAAAACATGGGTGGGATGGCTTACACCTCATCGCGAATGGTAACCCGGGGAAAGCTCGACGCATTGTATGGCCGTTTTGAAATTAAGGCAAAACTCCCCTTTGGTAAAGGAACATGGCCGGCAATCTGGATGCTGCCAACCGATCGTTTTTACGGCGACTGGCCAAAATCTGGCGAAATCGACATCATGGAACATGTGGGCTACGATCAGGATATGGTTCACTTTACTACGCACAGCGAAGCCTATTATTTTAAGATCAACACACAAAAAACAAGCACCAAAAAAATCGACGGTGTAAGTACGGCTTTTCATTTGTACCGTGTCGATTGGACGCCCTATGCCATAAGGGGATATTTTGATGATGTAAAAGTTTTTGAGTTTGCCAACGAGGGTACAGGCTATAAAGTGTGGCCTTTCGATAAGCGCTTTCATTTGCTGTTAAACATTGCCGTAGGTGGCGATTGGGGCGGGGCACAAGGCGTTGATGATTCCATTTGGCCCCAAAAAATGGAAGTCGATTATGTTCGATATTATAAAATGGTCGACAAATAG
- a CDS encoding BamA/TamA family outer membrane protein, which yields MKKFYLIVFLGLITGNSFAQMKLIKKLLSNEKDTLRKASFLPIPSFGYAQETGFQFGVGAIVGFYADRLDTTNRPSSLTLNLNYSTKKAYNMSSLIDIWGKGNKLHYIGELRFKRMPFNFYGVGNSTQQANSDKLIQQQIKVLLQAEKQLLPKAYTGVSLGFENYEYKDLVPDGIFNNYSNKSGSVAYIGVSQAYDTRNNNNYTTQGFFIRGTYQYAPNISSQGDFTGSQIKLDVRNFWRLSNSFAVGVQGLYNTIQGKNTPVYLLQQMGNDEMMRGYYNGRFRDESLLVFQGELRYRYNSRFGATLFGGTATVWGIDDFAVNQFKPNYGAGLRYFFDPEKGISVRLDYGIGEKRANEKRQSGFYISIAEAF from the coding sequence ATGAAAAAATTTTACCTGATCGTTTTTCTTGGTTTAATTACTGGGAATTCGTTTGCTCAAATGAAACTGATTAAAAAACTGCTTTCGAATGAAAAAGATACCTTGCGCAAGGCGAGTTTTTTACCCATCCCCTCTTTTGGTTATGCTCAGGAAACCGGTTTTCAGTTTGGCGTTGGAGCGATTGTAGGCTTTTACGCCGACCGGTTAGATACCACCAACCGGCCTTCATCGTTAACGCTGAATTTGAATTATTCTACCAAGAAAGCTTATAATATGAGTAGCCTGATCGATATTTGGGGCAAAGGCAACAAGCTACATTATATAGGAGAACTCCGTTTTAAGCGGATGCCGTTCAACTTTTATGGCGTGGGTAACAGTACTCAGCAAGCAAATAGCGACAAACTCATTCAACAACAAATTAAAGTGCTTTTACAAGCCGAGAAGCAGTTGTTACCGAAAGCTTATACGGGCGTTTCTTTAGGTTTTGAAAATTATGAGTATAAGGATTTGGTGCCTGATGGCATTTTTAATAATTATAGCAACAAATCCGGCAGCGTAGCGTATATTGGTGTGTCACAGGCTTACGATACAAGGAATAATAATAACTACACTACGCAGGGTTTCTTCATCAGGGGAACTTATCAGTACGCACCAAATATTTCTTCGCAGGGCGATTTTACGGGAAGTCAGATTAAACTCGATGTTCGAAATTTCTGGCGATTAAGTAACAGCTTTGCCGTTGGGGTTCAGGGGCTGTACAATACCATTCAGGGTAAAAACACGCCTGTTTACTTACTGCAACAAATGGGTAACGATGAAATGATGCGTGGTTATTACAATGGTCGTTTTAGAGATGAAAGTTTATTGGTATTTCAGGGAGAGTTGCGTTATCGCTACAATAGTCGCTTCGGCGCCACCCTTTTTGGTGGAACGGCTACGGTGTGGGGCATCGACGATTTTGCTGTAAACCAATTTAAACCGAATTACGGTGCTGGTTTAAGGTATTTCTTCGATCCGGAAAAAGGCATCAGCGTGCGGCTAGATTATGGCATTGGCGAAAAAAGAGCCAACGAAAAACGCCAGAGTGGTTTTTATATTAGTATTGCGGAGGCTTTTTAG
- a CDS encoding DUF4369 domain-containing protein: protein MKHFRLLLLSMLPLFGFAQDVKVNLKGEVNFPDYDKSSRTIYFIYQKAGKSILDSALVKQNQFLFNATLNPKIKVKLQFTKPGTSPNAAADPNILSLFVNQGEVTVKATGYLGRGKVTGSAMHDEYIAFKKPYLKIDTSLRLLGWKKRRVKENDSLKMKAVDREIDSVRNAKMNLLTSFLDQNITKPYAPEAILMYLRANGSSFDLKKAQQYFDSLPAEQKQAEEANDIIKAIADKKTKPN from the coding sequence ATGAAACACTTCCGGTTGTTACTCTTAAGCATGCTGCCCTTATTCGGTTTCGCTCAGGATGTAAAAGTAAATCTGAAAGGAGAAGTCAACTTTCCTGATTACGATAAAAGTTCGCGGACGATTTATTTTATCTATCAAAAAGCTGGCAAATCGATTCTCGACAGCGCCCTGGTAAAGCAGAATCAGTTTCTTTTCAATGCCACTTTGAATCCTAAGATCAAAGTAAAACTGCAATTCACTAAACCAGGTACTTCGCCAAATGCAGCAGCCGACCCCAATATTTTGAGCCTTTTTGTTAACCAGGGCGAAGTAACGGTAAAAGCAACCGGCTATTTAGGCCGGGGAAAGGTTACGGGTTCCGCCATGCACGACGAATACATTGCGTTTAAGAAGCCGTATTTAAAAATTGATACCAGTTTGCGTTTACTTGGATGGAAAAAAAGACGTGTTAAAGAAAATGACTCTCTAAAAATGAAGGCCGTTGACAGAGAAATTGATTCGGTAAGGAATGCGAAAATGAATTTGTTAACTTCGTTTTTAGACCAGAATATCACTAAACCTTACGCTCCAGAAGCTATTTTGATGTATTTGCGTGCAAATGGTTCGTCTTTCGACCTCAAAAAAGCACAGCAATATTTCGACAGTCTGCCCGCTGAGCAAAAGCAAGCAGAAGAAGCCAATGACATTATCAAGGCCATTGCTGATAAAAAAACGAAGCCCAATTAG
- a CDS encoding c-type cytochrome codes for MRDISMILKNVWKSLFVFSAISVIAVSTVNAQDAANGRTLFKAKCTSCHALDQKMVGPALTGVTDRHPEAFLLKWIPNSQGLIASGDPAAVKLFNENGKVAMTSFPELDEEKVKDILAYIQQGEPKPKDGIATSSAAKESGTSGLSIVGIVAIVLIAIVILVILGRASKLLERLILQKQGIEIEEDVPLNVGVRKMFKNKKFVMFFILCLIIALGSWGWMGMWNTGVHTGYQPVQPIKFSHELHAGTNQIDCQYCHNGAFKSKNATIPSLNVCMNCHKAVQARDNYDGEISPEIKKIYNALGYDPETQTYDESKSKPMEWVRVHNLPDFAYFNHSQHVVVGEEAIRKAKGLQPNEPVCFACHGPVNTMEEIYQYSPLTMKWCINCHKETDISGQKNNAFYTKVIAAHEKIKKGEKITPALLGGLECGKCHY; via the coding sequence ATGAGAGATATCTCGATGATTTTAAAAAACGTTTGGAAGTCGTTATTCGTGTTTTCAGCCATTTCCGTAATAGCGGTTTCTACCGTTAATGCGCAAGATGCTGCGAACGGAAGAACACTTTTCAAAGCAAAATGTACATCGTGCCATGCGTTAGACCAAAAAATGGTTGGTCCGGCTTTAACTGGTGTTACCGATCGCCACCCAGAAGCATTCCTATTAAAATGGATTCCGAATTCTCAAGGCTTGATCGCTTCAGGTGATCCTGCTGCTGTTAAGCTTTTTAATGAGAACGGTAAAGTAGCCATGACTTCATTCCCAGAGTTGGACGAAGAAAAAGTAAAAGACATTTTAGCTTACATTCAACAAGGCGAACCTAAACCTAAAGACGGTATTGCTACTAGTTCAGCTGCTAAAGAAAGTGGAACTTCAGGCTTGTCAATTGTTGGTATCGTTGCTATTGTTTTAATTGCTATTGTAATTTTAGTTATTTTAGGTCGTGCTTCTAAATTATTAGAGCGTTTGATCCTTCAAAAACAAGGCATTGAGATCGAAGAGGATGTTCCATTAAATGTGGGCGTTCGTAAAATGTTCAAGAACAAAAAGTTTGTAATGTTCTTTATTTTGTGCTTGATTATTGCACTGGGCTCGTGGGGCTGGATGGGCATGTGGAACACCGGTGTTCATACAGGTTATCAACCAGTTCAACCAATTAAATTCTCACACGAGTTGCACGCAGGTACCAATCAAATCGATTGCCAGTATTGCCATAACGGAGCATTCAAATCGAAAAATGCTACAATTCCATCATTAAACGTTTGTATGAACTGCCATAAAGCGGTTCAGGCGAGAGACAATTATGATGGTGAAATTTCTCCTGAGATCAAAAAAATCTACAATGCTTTGGGTTACGATCCTGAAACTCAAACCTACGACGAAAGCAAGTCTAAACCAATGGAGTGGGTACGTGTACACAACCTTCCTGATTTTGCTTACTTTAACCACTCTCAACACGTAGTGGTGGGCGAAGAAGCCATTCGTAAGGCAAAAGGATTACAACCAAACGAGCCTGTATGTTTTGCTTGTCACGGTCCGGTTAATACAATGGAAGAGATTTATCAATACTCTCCGCTAACCATGAAATGGTGTATCAACTGCCACAAGGAAACAGATATTTCTGGCCAGAAAAACAATGCGTTTTACACCAAGGTTATTGCGGCGCATGAGAAAATCAAAAAAGGCGAGAAAATTACCCCAGCGTTATTGGGTGGTTTAGAGTGTGGTAAATGCCACTATTAA
- a CDS encoding nucleotidyltransferase family protein gives MTLSSQNIDKIRQFFSTRPVKKAYLFGSYSRNEAEEYSDVDILVELDYTKNIGMQFFTYSEELGSLLKKKVDVVSYAGISKYVKPFVDKDKVLIYER, from the coding sequence ATGACACTTTCATCGCAGAATATCGACAAGATAAGACAGTTTTTCTCCACCCGCCCGGTGAAAAAGGCCTACTTGTTTGGTTCATATTCTCGAAATGAAGCGGAGGAATATAGCGACGTGGACATTTTGGTTGAACTGGATTACACGAAGAATATAGGTATGCAGTTTTTTACTTACAGTGAAGAACTTGGAAGCTTACTAAAAAAGAAAGTAGACGTGGTAAGTTATGCTGGTATATCTAAATATGTGAAACCTTTCGTAGACAAAGACAAGGTGCTTATTTATGAAAGGTAG
- a CDS encoding PKD domain-containing protein, whose amino-acid sequence MKFNYIIKQSAGFLSLLILLSISACKKENTDKELGALPTADQVKFTVTPSTTNANVVTLVNESPGFKALWDFGNGGTADGNTVTASYPLAGTYNVKLTIVTDGGSVSSTKAVVIANTNPAMLTDPAFTTLSGGLSNASGFTWVIDQKSAGHLGVGPITSQAPDWYQAAADEKTGLGFYDDEMTFNMNGLKYTYDNKGTTFANASNAPGIGGPAGANDPTVNYTPATNLTWLITETNGVKYLTISGGGFISYYLGVSQYQILSLNENEMWLRCLDKANAGNAWYLKLVKKGYVRPVVQKPLQAANLSDDFQNTANFTWTTENIDFTRPYDNPAKFPVNTSAKVGYYEKRTGDEGQYGNLNVTLPYRFNLATTNKIRLKVFFPGGNNFTKTPATVSVKLQNSLLGGNAWQTQTEIVKTITPLQYNSWVQLEFDYSGISTQTLYDKIVVQLGGEGHPNPGIFYVDDFEFK is encoded by the coding sequence ATGAAATTCAATTATATCATAAAACAATCGGCTGGGTTTCTTAGCCTGTTGATATTGCTGAGCATCAGTGCCTGCAAAAAAGAAAATACAGATAAAGAGTTGGGTGCATTGCCTACCGCCGATCAGGTTAAGTTTACCGTAACGCCAAGCACAACCAACGCCAATGTAGTTACGCTGGTAAACGAGTCGCCGGGGTTTAAGGCCCTTTGGGATTTCGGAAACGGTGGCACTGCCGATGGCAACACCGTAACCGCATCTTACCCCCTCGCCGGAACGTATAACGTGAAGTTAACCATTGTAACCGATGGGGGTTCCGTTTCGAGCACAAAAGCCGTGGTCATCGCAAATACCAACCCCGCCATGTTAACCGATCCTGCATTTACTACTTTGTCCGGAGGCTTATCCAATGCGTCGGGCTTTACGTGGGTAATCGATCAAAAATCGGCCGGACACTTAGGCGTTGGGCCGATCACTTCGCAAGCGCCCGATTGGTACCAGGCAGCGGCAGATGAAAAAACTGGACTTGGCTTTTACGATGATGAAATGACCTTTAACATGAATGGGTTGAAATATACTTACGATAATAAAGGCACTACATTTGCAAACGCATCCAATGCCCCGGGAATTGGAGGCCCGGCGGGAGCAAATGATCCAACGGTAAACTATACGCCAGCAACCAATTTAACCTGGCTAATTACTGAAACCAATGGCGTTAAATATCTAACTATATCTGGTGGAGGCTTTATCAGTTATTATTTAGGCGTATCTCAATACCAGATCTTATCGCTAAATGAAAATGAGATGTGGCTGCGGTGTTTAGATAAGGCAAACGCAGGAAATGCCTGGTACTTAAAATTGGTTAAAAAAGGCTATGTAAGGCCAGTGGTACAAAAACCATTACAAGCGGCCAACCTGAGTGATGATTTTCAAAACACGGCAAACTTTACGTGGACGACGGAGAATATCGACTTTACCCGTCCGTATGATAACCCTGCCAAATTTCCGGTAAATACATCGGCAAAAGTTGGTTATTACGAAAAACGCACCGGTGATGAGGGGCAATATGGAAATTTAAACGTTACACTGCCGTACCGTTTCAACCTGGCCACTACCAACAAAATCAGGCTGAAAGTGTTTTTCCCCGGAGGCAACAACTTTACCAAAACGCCGGCAACCGTTTCAGTGAAATTGCAAAACTCACTTCTGGGCGGTAATGCCTGGCAAACCCAAACGGAAATTGTGAAGACCATTACGCCTCTGCAATACAACAGTTGGGTGCAGTTAGAATTCGATTATTCGGGAATAAGCACACAAACATTGTACGATAAAATAGTGGTTCAGCTCGGCGGCGAGGGGCATCCAAATCCGGGCATATTTTATGTTGATGATTTTGAATTTAAGTAG
- a CDS encoding HepT-like ribonuclease domain-containing protein, with protein MKGSLGDRVRLQHILDAICETESYLEGVSFEQFLENSEKRFATLKQIEIIGEACNAITEELKTRFPLIPWKPITAFRNISIHEYFGVDLQLTWEIAKNDFPDLKEQIVIVLKSISTD; from the coding sequence ATGAAAGGTAGTTTAGGAGATCGGGTTAGATTGCAACACATTCTTGACGCAATTTGTGAAACTGAGAGTTACCTAGAGGGTGTTAGCTTCGAACAATTTTTGGAAAATTCTGAAAAACGGTTTGCCACACTTAAACAGATAGAGATTATAGGTGAGGCTTGTAATGCGATTACCGAAGAATTAAAAACCAGATTCCCTCTAATTCCATGGAAGCCGATAACGGCATTTAGAAATATTTCAATTCATGAATATTTTGGCGTCGATTTGCAACTAACCTGGGAAATTGCAAAAAATGATTTTCCCGATTTAAAGGAGCAAATCGTCATTGTTCTTAAGTCAATTAGCACTGACTGA
- a CDS encoding RagB/SusD family nutrient uptake outer membrane protein yields MKIKDIKYAVAVLAIMQLSVSCKKDFLELTPKGTATEENFYRNETEVYQGLIAVYDVMQWGTSGGYTMKQPLLSAASDDCWAGGGNASDQPGWVAYDNFNMDSRLGPQVGLWSRNFTGVNRANIILGKIDNATTLSATFKARVTAEAKFLRAYFYFDLVRFFGNVPLITQQIPTADLYTQTQSAPAAIYAQIEKDLREAYPDLPAVVPSGEKGRISRGAAKALLGKVLLFENDNAKLTEAATLFNDVNKTGNEYGYALLPNYADIFRPDNKFNAEVILEIPHSTLGAWGDWGWVNGGEGNVAPQFVGMDSYNGDTYSAGWGFCPVTLDLVNAMKADPRFGTSIIDGAALKAAGGTYNARYQNTDYFIKKYAPLKAYRSNSGTAELNWPIDEIEMRLADTYLMEAEALVRSVGNATRALELLTAVRARVGLAPVPATLDNIFNERRLELAFEGHRFFDLVRSGRAVAVLGPLGYKAGKSELLPIPQQEIDLTKGVIKQNPGYN; encoded by the coding sequence ACCGAAGAAAATTTCTATCGCAACGAAACTGAGGTTTATCAGGGCTTAATAGCCGTTTATGATGTGATGCAGTGGGGAACAAGCGGAGGTTATACCATGAAACAGCCGTTGTTGAGCGCCGCATCAGACGATTGTTGGGCCGGTGGCGGTAATGCCTCCGATCAACCGGGGTGGGTTGCTTACGATAATTTCAACATGGATTCGAGACTCGGCCCGCAGGTTGGGTTATGGTCGAGGAATTTTACCGGTGTAAACCGTGCCAACATCATTCTTGGCAAAATCGATAATGCAACTACGTTAAGTGCAACATTTAAGGCCCGCGTAACGGCTGAGGCGAAATTTTTAAGGGCCTATTTTTATTTCGATCTGGTTAGGTTTTTTGGCAACGTTCCGCTCATTACGCAACAAATTCCAACCGCCGATTTATATACGCAAACGCAATCGGCACCTGCTGCCATTTATGCGCAGATAGAAAAAGATTTGAGAGAGGCTTATCCCGATTTGCCTGCAGTGGTTCCCTCGGGAGAAAAAGGCAGAATATCAAGAGGCGCAGCTAAAGCATTGCTGGGTAAAGTGTTGCTTTTTGAAAACGATAACGCCAAGCTAACCGAGGCCGCAACTTTATTTAACGATGTAAATAAAACCGGTAACGAATATGGTTACGCGCTGTTGCCCAACTATGCAGATATTTTCAGGCCAGATAACAAATTCAATGCAGAAGTGATTTTAGAAATTCCGCATTCAACTTTAGGTGCCTGGGGCGACTGGGGCTGGGTTAATGGCGGCGAAGGTAATGTAGCGCCACAGTTTGTGGGCATGGATAGTTACAATGGCGATACGTATTCGGCGGGTTGGGGCTTTTGCCCGGTCACGTTGGATTTGGTAAACGCCATGAAAGCTGATCCGCGTTTTGGAACATCCATTATCGATGGTGCCGCATTAAAAGCTGCCGGAGGAACATACAACGCCCGTTACCAAAATACCGATTATTTTATTAAAAAGTACGCACCGTTAAAGGCTTACCGATCAAACAGTGGAACGGCAGAATTAAACTGGCCGATTGATGAAATCGAAATGCGCCTGGCCGATACTTATTTAATGGAGGCCGAAGCTTTGGTACGGTCGGTAGGCAATGCCACCCGTGCCCTCGAATTACTTACCGCCGTACGTGCAAGGGTTGGTTTGGCGCCAGTACCCGCAACCTTAGATAACATTTTTAACGAGCGCCGTTTAGAGCTGGCTTTCGAAGGGCATCGTTTCTTTGATCTTGTTCGTTCGGGCAGGGCAGTTGCAGTACTTGGGCCTTTAGGCTATAAAGCAGGTAAGAGTGAGCTGTTACCAATTCCGCAACAAGAAATTGATTTAACCAAAGGCGTAATCAAACAAAATCCGGGCTATAATTAA